The Nicotiana tabacum cultivar K326 chromosome 14, ASM71507v2, whole genome shotgun sequence genome contains a region encoding:
- the LOC142169034 gene encoding uncharacterized protein LOC142169034: MEDKNEVLYSGPHTMGTKPIILKSWSADFNFYDEVLKTIPLWVSFPNLPLNCWGRLTLSRIASGLGSPIYADECTTSTARISYTRVLIEMDITKDLPKSIIVQDSLGKEFKQMVEYDWVPQYCKKCLMVGHDCDGVQDIAGTHKKF, from the coding sequence ATGGAAGATAAAAATGAGGTGTTGTACTCAGGGCCACACACTATGGGAACAAAGCCGATAATACTGAAGTCATGGTCAGCAGATTTTAATTTCTATGATGAAGTCCTAAAGACTATACCATTATGGGTCAGCTTCCCAAATTTGCCTCTGAATTGTTGGGGGAGGTTGACTCTTAGTCGAATTGCAAGTGGTTTGGGAAGCCCTATATATGCTGATGAATGCACAACTAGTACAGCAAGGATCTCTTATACTAGAGTCCTCATTGAAATGGATATAACTAAAGACCTACCAAAGAGCATCATTGTACAAGACTCATTGGGGAAGGAATTTAAACAGATGGTGGAATATGACTGGGTGCCACAATATTGCAAGAAATGTCTTATGGTTGGGCATGATTGTGATGGAGTACAAGACATAGCTGGGACACATAAAAAATTCTAA